Genomic segment of Pseudomonas sp. CCI4.2:
CCTGTAGGAGCCAACTGGATATTCTTTGATGCTGCTTGCATCTTTGAGATTACAGAAGCTCGTTTTGTCGTTTTCCAATGTGGCGCTGAGCGATGTAATTTAATTTTGAATATGAAATTTCGGGACGCGTACTGATTATGGACACGCTATTCTCTGTTCGACATACGCGGGTATACGGTCACGCCTTTTATTAATTATCATTTTTCTTTGATATTTCGCATATAAAGGGCAAGCATCTTTTTTTATGCCGAGCGCCCAGTAAGAATCAGCCAAATTTAAAATTGCAACCATCCTATCGGGGAACTGAATAAGGATTTTTTCCAGTAGCATAATTGCAAGTGTCGATTGGTTGCTTTTGTAAAGGTAGTAAGCGAAGTCGTTAATCGATCCCGCGTTTGCAGTGTTTAGTATTAAAGATAGTTCATGTATTAAGTCGATAGGTATGTTTCTGGAAATGTACTGCCCTTGCACATTAATAGCTTTAAAGAGACTTCCATTTTCCCCTTCAGGCAAAGCGCGCTTAATCTTATCAAAGTCCAGTCCTATCTGTTGGGCCTGCGTGCCATACTCTACGTACTCTATCGTTACTTCGGGAGAGTTGAAGTCTGAAAATTTCACACAGCATTCAACACGCCGAACCTCAAAATTCGTAGGAAAAATATTTTTTGAGGGGTGATGATTGGTAGCATTATTCAAGTCTCTTTCACGGTAAGGCTCAACCCAGTTTGATGCCTTGTAAAGAACCCAGTCATTGAACTCTTGATGCCATCTAAAATCATACTTTGTAATATTTGAGTTATCAGTGTAAAAATCTAATAGAAGAGAAAAATCTGTCGGGAAATAGCCTGGAAAAAGGCCGCCGTTTCCAAGGTTGAACACGCCTTCCACGACTCTATCGGTTCCGCCAATCTTGATCGTGATTTTAGAGCTATCCTCAGGATCCGGCATAGGTTCTATTATATAGGTATCGCACTCACCATCACCATTTAGATCTAGGGAAGGTCTGAAATAAGACCTTCTTTTTCTGGCAAATCGGGCGTCAAGCGCTCCGAAAGAAAGTACTTCACTGAAATTTCGAAAATATCGGCTTTTATTGATGAATAAGCCGGTTTTAAGCACTTATTAACCCTTAATTTCCATACTGCGGACGCACCTGTCCTATAGGCTCCATCAAATGTCGGCGCGCCATCCACAGATTCGACAGTGCAAACAGTGTCACCAACTGCGCCGTGTTCTTTACCAACCCGCGAAACCGCACCTTGGTGTAACCAAACTGGCGCTTGATCACCCGAAACGGGTGCTCAACCTTGGCCCGAGTTTGCGATTTGGCGTATTCAATCTTGCGCAACGCACGGCCAATGACGCTTTTTTCTCCATGTTTGCGGCGGCTGCTGGGCCTGGCGGAGATCGACCAGATCATCTCGCGCCCCTCATGTTCAAGCCGCTTTTCTACGCCGGTGTAGCCCGCGTCGCCACAGAGATGGGTCTCTTCGCCGTGCAGCAACTGATCGACTTGAGTGACGTCCGCGACATTGGCTGCCGTGCCCACCACGCTGTGCGTCAGACCCGTATCAGCGTCTACTCCGATGTGCGCTTTCATCCCGAAAAAATATTGATTACCTTTCTTGGTCTAATGCATTTCGGGGTCGCGTTTACCCTCTTTATTCTTGGTCGACGTCGGCGCATGAATGATCGTGGCATCAACAATTGTGCCCTGACGAAGCATCAAACCTCGGTCTCCCAGGTAGCCATTAATGACCTCCAGGATTCCCCCGGCAAGATGGTTTTTCTCCAGCAGGCGACGGAAGTTGAGAATCGTGGTTTCGTCGGGAATGCGTTCCAGATTCAACCCCGCGAACTGGCGCAGAATCGTGGTCTCATAAAGAGACTCTTCCATTGCTGGATCGCTATAGCCGAACCAGTTCTGCATCAGGTGCACACGCAACATGGCCATCAAGGGATACGCCGGGCGGCCCCCTTCGCCTTTTGGATAATGCGGCTCGATCAAAGCGATCAACCCCTTCCAGGGGACGACCTTGTCCATCTCGCTCAGGAAAATCTCACGGCGGGTTCGCTTACGTTTACCGGCGTACTCGGCATCGGCGAAAGAAATTTGCTTCATGGGGGGCAACCGCTCGGCTCATGTGATGGGGGACATTTCACCAGATTTGAAAACCTTTTTCAGAGTTTCCCTAGTTGCTTGTCTGCACATGAGAAAGCAGGATTAGCAAAAATCAATAGTAGTGTTGCAATGTAGTTATATCTCACAAGGAAGTCTCTAATGAGATTATGCGCGCTTCCGCGTAGAGCTTCGCTTGGGGTGATTTTCTGCCTGCACCGTAGTATGTAGTAGTACTATTGCCGCGGACGGATTCATTTGAATTATATAGTTCCAAGAAACGTGTGTACCCGATAATTGCTTGTATTTTATCCTTGGTCTTGCCGTGCGCTCTGCTTAACGGATCGCTCCAAAATCCCCAAGCGAAAGAAAATTTCGCATTATTAAATGCTTCGCTATCTCTTAAGTCATAAGTTTTTCTTTTGTTAAGTCTTGTGCAGTTGCTAATGTCAAGCACTTCAATCGCTTTATTTAGATAGTTTAATCTATCGTCATAGCCATTGAATCCACCGTTAATTTTAGCGGTACAAAATATAAAATCATCTGAATCTGAAAATTTAGTTAATTTCTTATAGTAAGACCAGAACCAACCGGCAGAAAATACACAATGAGGCAACTCGGACATTTTTGTGAAGTTAGGATTGCCTAAAAAATTCTCTCCTGCATATAGTCCGTATAACCTATAATTCTCCTCCCAAGTGATTTGTAATAATCCTCGACCTATATATGGAGAGTAGGAGGGCTGCGGGGCTCCACTTGGAAGTCCTTCAGTTGTAAATCTAAGTCCGCCGCTTTCGTGGAGTATCTGCGCCAAAATATGAGCACGACTAATGCATTTGTCGAAGTTAAACTTTATAAACATTTCATTGATGGAGTCTATATACGCTTCTATCTTTTGTTTTGATGTTGATGGTGTAATTAACTGTAGCTGAGCGTCAGTGATATTATTCGTACACGAGCATTGTTTAGCGGCTGTTAACGCCCCAACAAACTCCACCGGATGAAAATAAGAAACCCGCCCATCCTCCGGCAGCCCAACTTTCTCCGCCACTTCATCCCAAAACACCAAATTATTAATCCGCTCACTCTCATGCCTTAGCCACTCAGGGTCGTGACTCAGACGGTTCCGAAACGCTTGCCAGTTGGCAGCGTCGGCGGTGGTTTGCCATTCGGTGTGGTGGTGGGTGATGAGTTTTGACCAGCGATTTCTGAACGCGGGGTTTCTCAGTGTTACCCGCAGTTCTTCAGCGCTGACGTTTCCGTCGTGATTGACGTCGGCCAAAGCGTGCAGGTGTTTATAGAAATTACACACCTTCCCCGAAATCAACGGGCTGCAGCTATTGGCACCTTGCTCAACGATCTTGAAGCCAAGCGCCTTGAAGTCGTGTTGACTGACGATCTGGGCCTTGGTTGTGCCGTCCTGTACTCCTTGTTTACTGATCAATGCTTCAAAATTACGGATCGGCGCTTTGGGGGTAGGGACCTTTTCCTGGACGTTAATCTTGTAGGCCAGGGCGCCGTCTTTGTCTTTTACGACCGGCAACTTGTTCAGGTCAAACACATGGTCTTGAAACAGAAATCTCCGGAGCTCGCTTTCGGTGTCTTGGGCCACGATGTCCGGTTGCAGTTTGGGTACGTGGAGGTATTGCTTGCCGTGTTTGAGACCGGCTTCGTTGCTGAGAAAAGCGTCGAGGTTCGGGTCGCAGGTGAAGACTTCCAAATGCACTTGGTGTTTGGATGTCTTGCCGGTTTCGGCGGGTGTTTCGTACAACCCAAGGTAGCCCACCGGGGCGCCGGCTTTGATCGGGATCGGTTTTTCGGGAACGATAATGGTGTCCAGACCGACCGGTTCGATGCGCGGGTCTTCAACCTCAATGTCATCAACGTAGGCCCAAAACGCTTGAATGAGAGGCTCGCCTCTGATGGTTGTCGGGGCAATGGTGCAGCGCGCCATAGGCCGTCTGGTGCCATCTGGTGTGTTGACCAACACGGTGTGTGCGTTATCAAAACGGAAGGGATATCCCGAAGGTAATTGTTCCCGCACGCCGTAGCTGGCGCCTGGTTCGTTATTCTCTGGGGCGCGATGCATGTCCAGCCCGTGGAACTGCCGCACGCGGGCTTCAACCATGCCCTGCCAATACACAGGTCGGGCTCGCGCAGGTGGCAGCACCTTGGCCAACAGCAACCGACAGTTATCTGGGCTGATGGGTTGCCCGTGTTGATGACTGGCAAACCAGAGTTCTGCACCGGGATTGAACGGGCCGTCGGGTGGTGCCCAGACAAGGCGGCCTTTGGCAAAGCGATAGCCTTCGGCGCCTTCTCGCTCTTCAAGAATGTCGAACACGCTGCCAGCGAGGATCACCCCGATCTTTTTACTGCCGGGTTCACCCAAGGGCACATTGCGGGCTGCGCGGTCGCCGAAACCGACTTGCACGCGGTTGGCGTAGGTCGGGCGTCATTCGGGTAGCGTTCGAAGGGCAGCAGGTGCATGTACAGGCTGTAAAAGGTCAGGCTGTTTTGCTTGCCGTGGTCGGGCCCTTCTTCGGGATTGGGCGGTGACTGATAGGTATGCCGGACCAGGCAAAACGAGGTGGAGTACTGCAGTTGCAGGACACTTGAGTTCTGCTCGAACCGGGAGTTGAGGTAGTCGGCATTCAAGCGGTAAGCGACCACTTCACCGTCGGCGATGCAGCGCACCGGTTCGTTGTGGACGCAGTGCGGGGCGCTTTCATTGCTGATATGAATACCGCCGTGCCAGAAGCCGCTTTTGCTCAATAAGTAGAACCCCGACGTTTCTTTCTCCAACAGTTGATGCAGTTGCTCGGCGTCAGCAAAGGGTTTGCCATCTGCTTTGCGGATCGGGAACTGGAAGGAGTTGCTCAGGCTGGATTTCGGGGTATTGGACATGGGCCGGTCTGCATAGTGGAGAGGCCGGGCAAGTTTCAGGTAACAAAAAATAGATATATATAGGCCGTAACCGACCAGTCGCGTAGGGCAATTCCCCCTCGCCTGTGTGTAATTGCCTAAAGACTATCGCTACAGCAAAAAGGACGAGTAAGCGGTTTCTATCGTCCGTATCACCCGCTTGCCTGTGCAGAGATTCCCAAGAGATAAACGTGTGTCGATAACGCATTCATCGGCACTTGCACTACTTCAGGGCGCTGTCGATGTGTCATGAGGTACAATGCGCGCCACCGTGATTATGCTCAAAAGGTGCGTCATGCAGCCCTTCGTTATTGCTCCTTCGATTCTCTCCGCCGACTTCGCCCGCCTGGGCCAGGAAGTGGACACTGTTTTAGCCGCTGGCGCCGATACCGTGCACTTCGATGTGATGGACAATCACTACGTGCCGAACCTGACCATCGGGCCGATGGTATGCACCGCGTTGCGCAAGTACGGCATCACCGCGCCTATCGATGTGCATCTGATGGTTAGCCCGGTTGATCGCATCATTGGCGACTTCATTGAAGCCGGCGCCACGTACATTACCTTTCACCCAGAAGCCACGCTGCACATAGACCGCTCATTGCAGTTGATTCGTGAAGGTGGCTGCAAGGCGGGGCTGGTGTTCAATCCGGCCACGCCGCTTAACCTGCTTGAGTACGTGATGGACAAGGTCGACATGATCTTGCTCATGAGCGTCAACCCAGGTTTTGGCGGGCAGAAGTTCATTCCCGGCACCCTAAATAAACTCCGTGAAGCGCGGGCGTTGATTGAGGCGTCGGGGTATGACATTCGCCTGGAAATCGATGGTGGTGTGAACGTGAATAACATTCGGGAAATCGCCGTTGCCGGTGCTGACACTTTCGTAGCCGGTTCAGCGATTTTCAATGCCCCGGATTACAAGGAAGTCATTCAGAAAATGCGTGCAGAATTGGCGTTGGCTCGTCCATGAGTGGCTTCGAGCAGCTGTTTCCCGGCCGTTTGCCCAAGTTGGTAATGTTCGACCTGGATGGAACGTTGGTCGATTCAGTGCCCGACTTGGCCGCCGCCGTCGATAGCATGCTGCTCACGTTGGGACGTTCCCCGGTCGGTATCGAATCGGTGCGAGTCTGGATCGGTAACGGCGCGCGGGTATTGGTACGCCGGGCGCTGGCCAATGATTTTGACCATTCGGCCGTCAGTGAAGCCGACACCGAGGCTGCGTTGGCGATTTTCATGGAGGTCTATGCCGGCAGTCATGCGCTGACAAGGGTTTACCCCGGCGTACGCGAGACCTTGAAGTGGATGCAGAAGCAGGGTGTTGAGATGGCCCTGATCACCAATAAGCCGGAGCGCTTCGTCGCGCCCCTGTTGGACGAGCTGAAATTGGGGCGTTTTTTCCGCTGGATCATTGGCGGTGACACCATGCCACAACAGAAGCCTGATCCGGCGGCCTTGTTTTTCGTGATGAAGATGGCCGGTGTTCCGGCTTCCCAATCGCTGTTTGTCGGCGACTCGCGCAACGATGTGCTGGCGGCGAAAGCGGCTGGCGTTGCGTGTGTAGCACTAAGTTATGGCTACAACCACGGCCGGCCTATTGAAGAAGAATTGCCGGCGTTGGTCATCGACGACCTGCGCAAGCTGCTCCCCGGTTGCTTAGATCCGGCGGCTGAGCTAACGTTGGCCGACCTCAATTGCCCCCCTAAAAGAGATTCCATCGTGGTGGTTACCTGCAAACTCTGGATGAAAGTCATCAAGGCTCTGGCCCGTTGGCGTTGGCGCGTCTGACTTGATTCTGGCCGGCTCCCCGGCGCGTTTGCACACCTGACCGTTTACCTCAAGCCACGAGGCTGATCATGATCCGCGAAGAATTCCTGCGTTTGGCTGCTGCCGGTTACAACCGTATCCCGCTTGCCTACGAAACCCTTGCCGACTTCGACACCCCGCTGTCGATCTACCTGAAACTGGCCGACCAGCCAAACTCCTACTTACTGGAGTCCGTACAAGGCGGCGAGAAGTGGGGGCGCTATTCCATCATCGGCTTGCCATGCCGTACGGTGATGCGTGTTCACGAAGAACAGATCAGCGTGACCCTGGACGGTGTTGAAATCGAACACTTGGAAAGCGAAGACCCGCTGGCCTTTGTCGAAGAGTTCAAGGCGCGCTACAACGTACCAACTATCCCCGGACTGCCGCGTTTCAACGGCGGGTTAGTGGGATATTTCGGCTACGACTGCGTGCGCTATGTCGAGAAACGCCTGGGCAAATGCCCGAACCCGGACCCATTGGGGGTACCGGATATCTTGCTGATGGTGTCCGACGCCGTGGTGGTGTTCGACAACCTGGCGGGCAAGATGCACGCGATTGTGTTGGTCGATCCGGCTGAGGCCAACGCTTACGAAAACGGTCAGGCGCGCCTTGAAGAGCTGATGGAAAAACTTCGTCAGCCGATCACGCCCCGTCGCGGGCTGGACCTGACCCGCCCGCAAGCGCCAGACCCGATCTTCCGCTCCAGTTTTACCCAAGCGGATTACGAGCGGGCAGTGGATACCATCAAGGAATACATCCTTGCCGGTGACGTGATGCAAGTGGTTCCGTCACAGCGCATGTCGATTGATTTCAAAGCGGCGCCGATTGATTTGTATCGTGCGTTACGCTGCTTCAACCCAACGCCGTACATGTACTTCTTCAACTTCGGTGACTTCCACGTGGTGGGCAGTTCGCCGGAAGTGCTGGTGCGGGTCGAAGATAATCTGATCACCGTTCGCCCGATTGCTGGCACGCGCCCGCGCGGCGCCAACGAAGAAGAAGATCTGGCGCTGGAACTGGACCTGCTGTCTGACCACAAAGAAATCGCCGAGCATCTGATGCTGATCGACTTGGGGCGTAATGACACCGGTCGGGTGTCGGAAGTCGGCTCGGTCAAGCTGACCGAGAAGATGGTCATCGAGCGTTATTCCAACGTTATGCACATCGTCTCCAACGTGACCGGGCAGCTGAAAAGTGGTCTGACGGCAATGGACGCTCTGCGCGCGATTCTGCCTGCGGGAACTTTGTCCGGTGCGTCGAAAATCCGTGCCATGGAGATCATCGACGAACTTGAGCCAGTAAAACGTGGAGTGTACGGCGGCGCCGTAGGTTATCTCGCGTGGAACGGCAATATGGACACCGCTATTGCGATCCGCACGGCAGTGATCAAAAACGGCGAACTGCACGTTCAGGCTGGGGGTGGTATCGTTGCCGACTCAGTGCCAAGGCTTGAATGGGAAGAAACCCTCAACAAACGCCGGGCGATGTTCCGCGCCGTAGCGTTGGCTGAGCAGGAGCCTTAATACCCCAATTCCCTGTGGAACCGAATTCATTCGGGAAAGCAACAACGCGGCGGGTCACACGGACCACGCCGCCTGTTTCCCGAATAAATTCGGTCCCAAAGGCTGAAATCCTCTCTGTTAAAAGTCCACACTCACCGCCAAACCAACCCCTTGCTGGGTCACGTCGTCGGCCTTGCGCCAGTTGTAATTCGCCCTCAATGACACCTCCTGAGTCAGCTTCTGGCTAATGCCAAGACTGGCGCGGTTGATGCTGCTTTCTGGTTTGTAACCGTTCAGCGTGAAGTCGATGTTTGGCAGGCTGTTGAGCGCGATGGTCACGTCCTGCTGATTATTGGCGAACTCGTGTTCATGGGCTGCTTCAGCAAACAATTGTGTCGACGACGTTACCTGAACCTTGCCTTGAAGCCCTGCACCGAGACGCCGGGAATTGCGTCGCTGATCATCGAAGGTCAGCGCTGTAGAGCGGTCGCTGTCTTCCGAATAGCCATTCACGACGACATGGGCATAGTCGGCGCTGATGAACGGCGACAAGTGCCAAGCGCTACTGACGTGGGCGAGGTCGAAACCCAAGCGAGCACTGAACGCCCACAACTTGCCATCGGTATCGCCTTTCTCTTCGCCTTCGGCTACGCCCAGTGCGAACTTACGGTTGGCGTCCTGATAGTCGAGTTTGCCGCCGGTCAGCGCTGCGTCTGCCCACAGGTGGGTGGCGTGGTATTGCAGGAACGCAGTGGCTAAATAGCTGTTGAGCGAATAGTCGGAATCTCGGGGGCCTGCTTCCAGCCGTTGCCGGTAGAAGCCTGCCGCAACCCCCGCACGCCAATCGTCGGCAAATCGATAGCTGCCACCGATGGTCAAGTTATAGCCATGACCGTTTGCACTGGCGGCGCTGTTCTGGTCGTCGAAGTTCATGCGCTCACCGCCAGCGGCAACGATGGCGCGCCATTGCCCAACGGTTTGCCAGTTACCCTCGTCGGCCAACCACTGGCTGCGCAGTTCATCTTGATGGGCATTCAACGTTCCGAGGGCCATCTCCGGCAGCAGGCTTATTTCCCACGGCGCAGACAGTAACGAATAGGCGTAATCGGCGATCAACTGCTGCCCGGCAATCGTCGGGTGCACGCTGTCGTTGAACAACAGCTTGGTGGGATCAGGTGTTGCGCTGTCTAGGCCGTGGGCCAGGTTCTCCGTACAACCATCACCGTTGAAGCAGGTGCCAACCAGGTTCTGGCTGGCATCCAGGCCGAACCGTGCAGGGTTGGCCAAGGTTTCCTGAATCAGCAGCGGAATGTTCAGCGGGATTATTTCAGCGTTGATCTGGGACAGGCGATTAACCAGTTCGGAGTTGAACGCGGCACTCAACTGAGAGCTGGGCGTTTGCGCTGGCGTGCCAAACGACGCGGGTGTCAAGCCAAGGTCAGGTAACAGCCAGACCATGATGTAACGCGCGCCCGCTTGCTGCAGGGCCTGGGCACTGTTCGCCAGTTGGTCTGCCGAAACGCCTGCGGAGGTGGCATCGACGACCAGTCCTTGAAAAAAGTCGTTGCCGCCACCGGACAGGAAATACAGCGCGTTGGGGTCGGCGCGGAAGTTGTTCGCCACCAAGTAACCGTCCTTGCTGCGCAATACCGTGCCGCCGCCGGGCTGGTCATCAGGAATCGCCACTTCAGAGGTGGAAGTGATCGAGTCATAAATCTGGTCCGTTCGATAACCCCCGACGGCATAGTTATTACCGTCCTTTAAACCGAGGAGGGCGTTGACCGGTGAGGTGGATGGCAAGAGGTCGCGGGGCGCAATACCGAGCTTCACACCGAGCAAGGTGGTCGAAACCGGTCCATAGGCCTCGCCACTGCCGTCTTGAAACGTTGGGCCGGTGCGGTTGGTGAAACGCAAACCTGAGAGATTTGGGCCGGTAAGGTCAGGGTATTGCCCTGAATCGCTCAGGCTATCGCCAAATACCAACATGGTGGAGTAGGGAGAAGGGGCTGCCAAAGCGTGAGAGCAAGCCAGGGAAAGAATACATGCGGCGAACGGCAGGGACAGCGCCTGTTTATTCATTGTTATGATCCCCTTTTGTCGTTGTTTTAGTTATACCTCTACGAAAGTAGCAAAGCTTTGGCCGCCTTGCGCCTCACGTCGTTGCTAAATGCTCAATGGCCCGTCACTACGGCGATATTGCACCCGGTGCTTGGGTAAGCTAATGTGCCCGGACGTATGAAAATGAGACCTCCTCCATTGTTAATCGTCAGTAAATTCTTGATGCGCGTTATCAAGGCTCACGCCCGTTGGCGTTGGCGCGCCTGACTGTGTCCTCCCGGCCACGCCGGACTTGTACCTATAGCCCTTCGATTGACTTGCCAAAGCACCTGCGCTGGATGGATTTCAGTGACCAGCGTGCATGCGCCGAGCCAGCGGATAACGTCCAGGGGTTGCTTTAAAAGTCAGTACTTCAAGAGGTTAATCACATGCTGCTGATGATCGATAACTACGATTCGTTTACCTATAACGTCGTGCAATACCTGGGTGAGTTGGGTGCAGAGGTCAAAGTGATCCGCAACGACGAGCTGACTATTGCCGAAATTGAAGCCTTGAACCCCGAACGCATCGTGGTTTCCCCTGGCCCCTGTACCCCAACTGAAGCGGGCGTTTCGCTGGAAGTGATCAAACACTTCGCCGGCAAGTTGCCATTGCTCGGTGTTTGTCTCGGGCATCAGGCCATTGGTCAGGCGTTTGGCGGTGACGTGGTGCGTGCTCGGCAGGTGATGCATGGCAAGACCAGTCCGGTGATCCATGAAGACCTTGGTGTGTTCGAAGGCTTGAATCATCCGTTGACGGTCACCCGTTACCACTCGCTGGTGGTCAAACGCGAGACATTGCCCGCGTGCCTTGAGTTGACGGCATGGACCGAACTCCAAGACGGCTCGGTTGATGAAATCATGGGCTTGCGCCACAAGACGCTGAATGTCGAAGGGGTGCAATTCCACCCCGAATCGATTCTGACCGAGCAGGGCCATGAGCTGTTCGCCAACTTCCTCAAACAAACCGGCGGCACTCGCCAGGTTTAAGAGGCTTCAAGGTTATGAGTAAGGTTATGGCTATGGATATCAAAGGCGCGCTGGATCGTATCGTTAACCAGCTGGATTTGAGCACGGAAGAAATGCGCGACGTCATGCGTGAAATCATGACCGGCCAATGCACTGAGGCGCAGATCGGCGCATTCATGATGGCCATGCGCATGAAGAGCGAAAGCATCGACGAGATCGTCGGCGCGGTCACCGTTATGCGTGAGTTGGCCGACAAGGTTGAACTCAAGACTCTCGACGGTGTGGTCGATGTGGTCGGCACCGGCGGCGATGGCGCCAATATTTTTAACGTCTCCACCGCCTCGGCGTTTGTGGTTGCGGCAGCGGGTTGTACGGTGGCCAAACACGGTAACCGCGCAGTATCCGGCAAAAGCGGCAGCGCTGATTTGCTCGAAGCGGCTGGCATTTATCTGAACTTGACCCCGGTGCAAGTCGCTCGCTGCATTGATAGCGTTGGCATTGGTTTCATGTTCGCTCAGTCCCACCACCGCGCGATGAAGTTCGCTGCTGGCCCACGACGCGACCTCGGTCTGCGCACCCTGTTTAATATGCTCGGCCCGCTTACGAATCCGGCTGGTGTCCGCCATCAGGTGGTTGGGGTGTTCAGCCAAGCGTTATGCCGGCCGTTGGCCGAAGTGTTGTCGCGCATGGGCAGCAAGCATGTCTTGGTCGTGCACTCTCAAGACGGTCTGGATGAATTCAGTTTGGCAGCACCGACTTTTGTCGCCGAGCTGAAGAATGGCGAGATCACCGAATATTGGGTGCAGCCGGAAGACCTGGGCATTAAAAGCCAAAGTCTGTTTGGCCTGACCGTGGAAGGCCCGGCTGCTTCGCTGGAGTTGATTCGCGATGCATTGGGTCGGCGCAAGACTGAAAACGGTCAGAAAGCCGCCGAAATGATCGTCCTCAATGCCGGCGCCGCGCTCTATGCGGCGGATCATGCCTACACGCTGAAACAAGGCGTAGAGCTGGCCCACGATGCGCTGCACACCGGGCTGGCCCGGGAAAAACTGGAAGAGTTGGGTGCCTTTACTGCGGTATTCAGACAGGAGAACGAAGGATGAGTGTGCCGACGGTTCTGGAAAAGATTCTCGCCCGAAAGGTCGAAGAAATCGCCGCGCGCAGCGCTTTGGTCAGTCTCGCTGAGCTAGAGCGCCAAGCGGCGTTGGCCGATGCGCCACGGGGTTTCGCCAATGCGCTGATCAAGCAGGCGAAGAAGAAACAACCTGCGGTCATTGCCGAAATAAAGAAAGCGTCGCCGAGCAAAGGCGTGATCCGCGAAAAGTTCTTTCCAGCGGAAATTGCCAAGAGCTATCAGGCCGGTGGCGCTACGTGCCTGTCGGTGCTGACCGACGTCGATTTCTTTCAGGGCGCCGACGTGTACTTGCAACAAGCCCGCGCGGCGTGCTCCCTGCCGGTGATTCGCAAAGACTTCATGATCGATCCGTACCAGATCATCGAAGCCCGTGCCCTGGGTGCTGACTGCGTATTGCTGATCGTTGCTGCGCTGGAAGACGCGAAGATGGCCGAACTGGCCGCCGTCGCTAAAAGCGTGGGTCTGGACGTTTTGGTCGAAGTGCATGACCTCGACGAGCTGGAGCGGGCGCTCAAGACCTTGGACACGCCGCTGGTGGGCGTTAACAACCGAAATCTGCACACGTTTGAAGTGAACCTGGAAAACACGCTGGACCTGCTGCCGCGTATTCCTCGTGATCGTTTGGTTATCACCGAGAGCGGTATCCTCAACCGTGCGGACGTCGAGCTCATGGAAATCAGCGAGGTGTATTCGTTCCTGGTGGGAGAAACGTTCATGCGTGCAGAACATCCGGGGGCTGAATTGCAGCGACTGTTTTTTCCTGAGCGTGGGCCGTTGATTAGTAATTAATTCAGAGACTGCGTGATGCCATTCGCGAATGAATTCGCTCCCACGGAAAACATGTATCTCTGTGTGCGAGTTACTCGCGAAGACGATGTGACAAGCACTAGGAAATTCGCATGAACAACCCCGTCATTCCAACCACCGTTGCCGAAGGCCTTAAAGCCGAACAAGACTTGCTCGCCTCGGTGTGTGCGGGCGAAGCCGAATTCGGTTTGCTGTTCTGGCGACCGACTGATCGCGCCTTGGTGATGCCGCGTCGAATGAGCCGCCTCGTGGGTTTCGATGCGGCTACCGAAGCCTTGGCAGACCTCGGCTGGCCGATTCTGCTGCGTGAAAGCGGTGGCGAGCCTGTCCCGCAATCCCACGCTACGGTGAACATCGCATTGGTGTACGCCCAGCCGCGCGGCGACAACGATCGAGACCGAAT
This window contains:
- the rpe gene encoding ribulose-phosphate 3-epimerase, producing MQPFVIAPSILSADFARLGQEVDTVLAAGADTVHFDVMDNHYVPNLTIGPMVCTALRKYGITAPIDVHLMVSPVDRIIGDFIEAGATYITFHPEATLHIDRSLQLIREGGCKAGLVFNPATPLNLLEYVMDKVDMILLMSVNPGFGGQKFIPGTLNKLREARALIEASGYDIRLEIDGGVNVNNIREIAVAGADTFVAGSAIFNAPDYKEVIQKMRAELALARP
- a CDS encoding phosphoglycolate phosphatase codes for the protein MSGFEQLFPGRLPKLVMFDLDGTLVDSVPDLAAAVDSMLLTLGRSPVGIESVRVWIGNGARVLVRRALANDFDHSAVSEADTEAALAIFMEVYAGSHALTRVYPGVRETLKWMQKQGVEMALITNKPERFVAPLLDELKLGRFFRWIIGGDTMPQQKPDPAALFFVMKMAGVPASQSLFVGDSRNDVLAAKAAGVACVALSYGYNHGRPIEEELPALVIDDLRKLLPGCLDPAAELTLADLNCPPKRDSIVVVTCKLWMKVIKALARWRWRV
- the trpE gene encoding anthranilate synthase component I, translating into MIREEFLRLAAAGYNRIPLAYETLADFDTPLSIYLKLADQPNSYLLESVQGGEKWGRYSIIGLPCRTVMRVHEEQISVTLDGVEIEHLESEDPLAFVEEFKARYNVPTIPGLPRFNGGLVGYFGYDCVRYVEKRLGKCPNPDPLGVPDILLMVSDAVVVFDNLAGKMHAIVLVDPAEANAYENGQARLEELMEKLRQPITPRRGLDLTRPQAPDPIFRSSFTQADYERAVDTIKEYILAGDVMQVVPSQRMSIDFKAAPIDLYRALRCFNPTPYMYFFNFGDFHVVGSSPEVLVRVEDNLITVRPIAGTRPRGANEEEDLALELDLLSDHKEIAEHLMLIDLGRNDTGRVSEVGSVKLTEKMVIERYSNVMHIVSNVTGQLKSGLTAMDALRAILPAGTLSGASKIRAMEIIDELEPVKRGVYGGAVGYLAWNGNMDTAIAIRTAVIKNGELHVQAGGGIVADSVPRLEWEETLNKRRAMFRAVALAEQEP
- the estP gene encoding esterase EstP, with protein sequence MNKQALSLPFAACILSLACSHALAAPSPYSTMLVFGDSLSDSGQYPDLTGPNLSGLRFTNRTGPTFQDGSGEAYGPVSTTLLGVKLGIAPRDLLPSTSPVNALLGLKDGNNYAVGGYRTDQIYDSITSTSEVAIPDDQPGGGTVLRSKDGYLVANNFRADPNALYFLSGGGNDFFQGLVVDATSAGVSADQLANSAQALQQAGARYIMVWLLPDLGLTPASFGTPAQTPSSQLSAAFNSELVNRLSQINAEIIPLNIPLLIQETLANPARFGLDASQNLVGTCFNGDGCTENLAHGLDSATPDPTKLLFNDSVHPTIAGQQLIADYAYSLLSAPWEISLLPEMALGTLNAHQDELRSQWLADEGNWQTVGQWRAIVAAGGERMNFDDQNSAASANGHGYNLTIGGSYRFADDWRAGVAAGFYRQRLEAGPRDSDYSLNSYLATAFLQYHATHLWADAALTGGKLDYQDANRKFALGVAEGEEKGDTDGKLWAFSARLGFDLAHVSSAWHLSPFISADYAHVVVNGYSEDSDRSTALTFDDQRRNSRRLGAGLQGKVQVTSSTQLFAEAAHEHEFANNQQDVTIALNSLPNIDFTLNGYKPESSINRASLGISQKLTQEVSLRANYNWRKADDVTQQGVGLAVSVDF
- a CDS encoding aminodeoxychorismate/anthranilate synthase component II, with translation MLLMIDNYDSFTYNVVQYLGELGAEVKVIRNDELTIAEIEALNPERIVVSPGPCTPTEAGVSLEVIKHFAGKLPLLGVCLGHQAIGQAFGGDVVRARQVMHGKTSPVIHEDLGVFEGLNHPLTVTRYHSLVVKRETLPACLELTAWTELQDGSVDEIMGLRHKTLNVEGVQFHPESILTEQGHELFANFLKQTGGTRQV